In the Anaerosporomusa subterranea genome, one interval contains:
- a CDS encoding RNA methyltransferase has product MSSVYLGLLHHPIYNKNDEIVATAVTNFDIHDIARAARTYDISRYFIIHPLESQIELVHEVLGYWRQGYGAQYNPDRHDALSVVETVRNIAECVQYITQEQGQSPYIVTTDARKFANSISYVSLRTKIATEKRPCLLLFGTGWGIERSVMAQFDHILEPVLGSGEYNHLSVRAAVSIILDRLLGEPWWLRQE; this is encoded by the coding sequence ATGAGTTCTGTCTATCTCGGATTGTTACATCACCCCATCTATAATAAAAATGATGAAATCGTCGCTACTGCGGTTACTAATTTCGACATTCACGATATCGCACGGGCGGCGCGCACTTATGATATTTCTCGTTATTTTATCATCCACCCGCTTGAGAGCCAAATAGAACTAGTTCATGAAGTTTTGGGCTATTGGCGGCAAGGCTATGGAGCACAGTACAACCCGGATCGGCATGACGCCTTATCGGTGGTGGAAACGGTCCGAAACATTGCAGAGTGTGTGCAGTATATCACGCAAGAACAGGGGCAATCACCCTATATTGTGACAACTGATGCAAGAAAGTTTGCCAATAGTATTTCATATGTTTCGTTGCGAACCAAAATAGCAACAGAGAAGCGGCCGTGCTTGTTACTGTTTGGCACCGGCTGGGGAATCGAACGTTCTGTCATGGCGCAATTTGATCATATCTTAGAACCGGTTCTCGGCAGCGGCGAGTACAACCATTTGTCTGTCAGAGCTGCTGTTTCAATCATCCTGGATCGCCTCCTTGGCGAACCCTGGTGGTTACGGCAAGAATAA
- the trmD gene encoding tRNA (guanosine(37)-N1)-methyltransferase TrmD, giving the protein MKIDVISLFPEMFDGPFGHSIIKRACDSDILNIHVTNPRDFALDKHKIVDDSPFGGGSGMVMKPDPLFYAVEHCKQHALTANRRIILTSPGGATFTQHKAKELAQFDQLIILCGHYEGIDDRIREHVIDESISIGDYVLTGGELPAMVIVDSVARMLPGVLGADDAAQHDSFYNGLLEYPQYTRPREFKGWEVPEVLLSGDHAKIDRWRRKQSLRITLECRPDLLQYKELSKEDAKLIAEILSESNGS; this is encoded by the coding sequence ATGAAGATTGACGTCATTTCTCTATTTCCAGAAATGTTCGACGGCCCGTTCGGACATAGCATTATAAAGCGTGCTTGTGATTCGGATATCCTCAATATTCATGTTACCAATCCACGTGATTTTGCGTTGGATAAGCATAAAATAGTAGATGATTCGCCTTTTGGCGGCGGTTCTGGCATGGTCATGAAGCCCGATCCGCTATTTTACGCGGTGGAACATTGTAAACAACATGCTCTAACGGCAAACCGGAGAATTATTTTGACTTCTCCTGGCGGAGCTACTTTCACACAGCATAAAGCCAAAGAACTCGCTCAGTTTGACCAACTCATCATCCTCTGCGGTCACTATGAAGGCATTGATGATCGTATCCGTGAGCATGTGATTGACGAGAGTATTTCGATCGGCGATTATGTGTTGACAGGCGGCGAACTGCCTGCAATGGTTATCGTTGATTCTGTTGCGCGGATGCTTCCTGGCGTGCTAGGGGCAGATGACGCCGCACAACATGATTCGTTTTACAATGGTTTGCTAGAATATCCGCAATACACCCGTCCACGCGAGTTTAAAGGCTGGGAAGTTCCTGAGGTATTGCTTTCAGGCGATCACGCCAAAATTGACCGCTGGCGGCGGAAACAATCACTGAGGATTACTCTGGAGTGTCGGCCGGATTTATTGCAGTACAAAGAATTGTCTAAAGAAGACGCTAAGCTGATTGCCGAAATACTATCAGAGAGTAACGGGAGCTAA
- the rimM gene encoding ribosome maturation factor RimM (Essential for efficient processing of 16S rRNA), with amino-acid sequence MSQELIVIGKIVAPHGVRGDVRVTPLTDFPDRFLTMKSVLVGEKRSLPIETAKFHKQFLLLKFRGFDDRNAVEELRGQLLHVHRQDLVPLQEGEFYVFDIIGMDVYSVDGNLLGKIDDVIETGSNDVYVVERPDNRPLLVPALKKIVATMDVANRRMVIQRPEEWDSDED; translated from the coding sequence ATGTCTCAAGAATTAATTGTAATTGGTAAAATTGTTGCCCCGCACGGCGTGCGGGGTGACGTTCGTGTTACTCCCCTGACCGATTTCCCAGACCGGTTTCTCACTATGAAAAGTGTGTTAGTAGGCGAGAAACGCTCACTTCCAATCGAGACAGCCAAATTTCACAAACAGTTTCTGCTGTTGAAGTTTCGCGGATTCGATGACCGTAATGCGGTGGAAGAGCTTCGCGGTCAATTGCTACATGTACACCGCCAAGATCTCGTACCGCTTCAAGAAGGCGAGTTCTATGTTTTTGATATCATTGGAATGGATGTCTATTCAGTTGATGGAAATCTACTTGGCAAAATCGACGATGTTATCGAGACAGGCAGCAATGACGTTTATGTCGTCGAGCGCCCAGACAACCGTCCATTGTTGGTACCTGCATTGAAGAAAATTGTCGCTACTATGGATGTAGCCAACCGGCGTATGGTCATCCAGCGGCCCGAAGAATGGGATTCTGATGAAGATTGA
- a CDS encoding YlqD family protein codes for MDNVTLICPITVKAKVTEGLKKQLATEIQEAIHKADMELQQIDFHAKRIMTEQVKQDVQGLTAIRQQVDAEKQKRLDFKGHMLEKLKETAQLEIGSEIVQGNVERVLTVSVGDNLHQMMASEILVEDGKVIAFRS; via the coding sequence ATGGACAACGTAACATTAATCTGCCCGATTACCGTCAAAGCCAAAGTGACTGAGGGCTTGAAGAAACAATTAGCTACAGAGATTCAAGAAGCTATTCATAAGGCTGATATGGAACTGCAGCAAATTGATTTTCATGCCAAACGCATTATGACCGAGCAGGTGAAGCAGGATGTTCAGGGGCTGACTGCTATTCGCCAACAAGTTGATGCCGAAAAACAGAAACGGCTGGATTTCAAGGGTCACATGCTTGAAAAGCTGAAAGAAACCGCTCAGCTTGAAATTGGCTCAGAGATCGTTCAAGGCAATGTTGAACGAGTTTTGACCGTCTCTGTGGGCGACAACTTGCATCAGATGATGGCCTCTGAGATACTTGTCGAAGACGGCAAAGTCATCGCTTTTCGTAGCTAG
- a CDS encoding KH domain-containing protein encodes MKELVEVIAKALVKNPADVTVLANDEGDTTVYELRVASEDMGKVIGKQGRIAKAIRTVVKAAATRENKKATVEIV; translated from the coding sequence GTGAAAGAGCTGGTTGAAGTCATCGCAAAGGCATTGGTAAAGAACCCGGCTGATGTGACAGTTTTGGCTAATGACGAAGGAGACACCACTGTATATGAATTGCGTGTGGCGTCTGAGGATATGGGAAAGGTTATCGGAAAGCAAGGCAGAATTGCCAAAGCAATCCGTACTGTCGTAAAAGCCGCCGCTACCCGTGAAAACAAAAAAGCTACAGTTGAAATTGTTTAA
- the rpsP gene encoding 30S ribosomal protein S16: MAVKIRLMRMGAKKNPFYRVVVADSRSPRDGRFIENLGNYDSTKEPAVINIDEEKAIEWLQKGAQPTDTVKSLFSKIGVMKKWDEVKRTKKEA; the protein is encoded by the coding sequence ATGGCAGTTAAAATCCGTTTGATGCGTATGGGCGCCAAGAAAAATCCGTTCTATCGCGTGGTTGTTGCCGATTCCCGCTCCCCGCGTGATGGTCGCTTTATTGAAAACTTGGGCAACTACGATTCGACTAAAGAACCCGCAGTCATCAATATTGATGAGGAAAAAGCTATTGAATGGCTGCAAAAGGGTGCGCAACCAACCGACACTGTGAAATCCCTTTTCAGCAAAATCGGCGTAATGAAAAAATGGGATGAAGTCAAGCGCACGAAGAAGGAAGCGTGA
- the ffh gene encoding signal recognition particle protein encodes MVFEGLADKLQATFKKLRGRGKLSEADVADAMREVRLALLEADVNFKVVKDFVAKVKERSVGLEVMSSLTPAQHVIKIVNEELTALMGGTQSRITISSRPPTVIMLVGLQGAGKTTTAGKLAHMLIKQNKRPLLIAADIYRPAAIKQLQVVGERLGTPVFSLGDKESPVTIAKKGVEHAISLGRDVVIIDTAGRLHINDELMDELANIKQQAKPHEILLVVDAMTGQDAVSVAETFNGRLGLDGVILTKLDGDARGGAALSIKAVTGCPIKFVGMGEKAEALEPFHPDRMASRILGMGDVLSLIEKAQAAVDIDKAREMEEKLRKDAFTLDDFLEQLQQVKKLGSMEQILSMIPGMGGLSKKLEGAELDEKELKRTEAIIRSMTRKERRDHTIINGSRRKRIALGSGSKVQDVNRLLKQYAEARKMMKRFQEMQKSGKKLSGFRLPFMK; translated from the coding sequence ATGGTTTTTGAAGGACTTGCAGATAAACTGCAAGCGACATTTAAAAAGTTGCGTGGACGCGGCAAATTATCTGAAGCTGATGTAGCCGATGCAATGCGTGAAGTCCGCTTGGCTTTATTAGAAGCAGACGTTAACTTTAAAGTCGTCAAAGATTTTGTTGCCAAGGTAAAAGAACGCTCAGTCGGGCTAGAAGTCATGTCCAGCCTGACTCCGGCTCAACATGTGATAAAAATTGTCAATGAAGAACTGACCGCTTTAATGGGCGGAACACAAAGCCGCATCACCATTTCGTCCCGACCGCCAACAGTAATTATGCTAGTTGGCTTGCAGGGGGCAGGGAAAACCACTACTGCAGGGAAATTAGCTCACATGCTCATCAAGCAGAACAAACGTCCATTGCTCATTGCGGCTGATATTTATCGTCCTGCAGCCATCAAGCAATTGCAGGTAGTAGGCGAGAGGCTGGGAACGCCGGTTTTTTCACTTGGCGATAAAGAAAGCCCTGTTACTATTGCGAAAAAAGGTGTCGAACACGCGATCTCGCTTGGGCGAGACGTCGTAATTATTGATACAGCAGGTCGGCTACATATTAATGATGAGTTAATGGATGAGCTGGCTAACATCAAACAACAGGCTAAGCCTCACGAAATACTGCTAGTCGTTGACGCGATGACAGGTCAGGATGCGGTTTCAGTTGCTGAAACCTTTAATGGCCGTCTAGGTCTTGACGGAGTTATCTTAACAAAACTTGATGGAGATGCCCGCGGCGGTGCCGCCCTTTCCATCAAGGCAGTAACCGGATGTCCGATTAAATTTGTCGGCATGGGCGAGAAAGCTGAAGCACTGGAACCCTTTCACCCTGATCGCATGGCTTCACGCATCTTGGGTATGGGTGATGTACTTAGCTTAATTGAAAAGGCGCAAGCGGCTGTTGACATTGACAAAGCTCGTGAAATGGAAGAGAAGCTTCGCAAAGATGCGTTTACTCTTGATGATTTTCTCGAACAGCTTCAACAGGTCAAAAAGCTTGGTTCGATGGAGCAAATTCTCAGCATGATCCCCGGTATGGGCGGACTGAGCAAAAAACTTGAAGGCGCCGAACTGGATGAAAAAGAGCTGAAGCGTACTGAAGCGATTATCCGATCTATGACCCGTAAAGAACGGCGTGATCATACGATTATCAATGGCAGCCGACGTAAGCGTATTGCTCTTGGCAGTGGCTCAAAAGTCCAGGATGTCAACAGACTGCTTAAACAATATGCGGAAGCCAGAAAAATGATGAAACGATTTCAGGAAATGCAAAAGAGCGGCAAGAAACTTAGTGGTTTTCGCCTGCCGTTTATGAAATAA